A genomic stretch from Rhodomicrobium vannielii ATCC 17100 includes:
- the bchO gene encoding alpha/beta fold hydrolase BchO has translation MTALKWERDGLHWPNRAASRFVSAGGLRWHVQEMGSGPTVLLLHGTGASTHSWRHFMPILARRFRVIAPDLPGHGFTEAPRTSSLLTLPHMAQAIATLLGTLHVKPDLAIGHSAGSAILCRMALDGKLGAQAIISLNGAFLPFPGIASQLFPMIARALFLNPFVPGYFAWKARDKVTVRRLIEGTGSHLDAEGLAQYGLLLGNSTHIASALGMMANWDLQSLSNDLPKLKTKLTLIACTEDKAVPSQVAFKVYNMVPGSKVILLRHMGHLAHEEKPQEVVDIVFAEAERYGILAKDEYPAEPQPAAE, from the coding sequence ATGACAGCGTTAAAATGGGAACGGGACGGCCTTCACTGGCCGAACCGTGCCGCGAGTCGATTTGTGTCCGCCGGCGGGCTGCGCTGGCATGTGCAGGAAATGGGTAGCGGGCCGACCGTGCTTCTGCTGCACGGGACGGGGGCTTCCACGCATTCGTGGCGGCATTTCATGCCGATCCTCGCACGGCGCTTCCGCGTGATCGCGCCGGACCTGCCCGGCCACGGCTTCACGGAAGCGCCGCGCACCTCGTCGCTGCTCACGCTGCCGCACATGGCGCAGGCCATCGCGACCTTGCTCGGCACGCTTCACGTCAAGCCCGACCTCGCCATCGGCCACTCCGCGGGCTCGGCGATCCTGTGCCGCATGGCGCTCGACGGCAAGCTCGGCGCACAGGCGATCATCAGCCTGAACGGCGCCTTCCTTCCGTTCCCCGGCATCGCCTCGCAACTCTTTCCCATGATCGCGCGCGCGCTGTTCCTGAACCCTTTCGTGCCCGGCTATTTCGCCTGGAAGGCCCGCGACAAGGTCACCGTCCGCAGGCTGATCGAAGGCACCGGCTCTCATCTTGATGCGGAGGGACTTGCCCAGTATGGACTTCTTCTCGGAAACTCGACGCACATTGCATCCGCGCTCGGCATGATGGCGAACTGGGATCTGCAATCCCTGTCGAACGACCTGCCGAAACTCAAGACGAAGCTGACGCTCATCGCCTGCACCGAAGACAAGGCCGTGCCGAGCCAGGTTGCGTTCAAGGTTTACAACATGGTCCCCGGCTCGAAGGTCATCCTCCTGCGGCACATGGGCCATCTCGCCCACGAGGAAAAGCCGCAGGAAGTCGTCGATATCGTCTTTGCCGAAGCCGAAAGATACGGAATACTCGCGAAGGACGAATACCCGGCAGAACCGCAACCCGCCGCAGAATAG
- a CDS encoding tetratricopeptide repeat protein: MLTSDFVRRISLRNTSRALVAACLAILLAYPADARAAPNQSKAPVRSESFGSNSLLGSYLAGHVARSARDSENAALYYRRALQKDPANSDILDDAFQLELASGAFASAKTLALRLIKRPGEAAIAYDFLGLDAFKRKDYAKADEYFRLAAKGTSPEEPTMKLARAWVAVAQGQSDQAIATLSEPSKAAWATHFETVQRAFVADVAKKKAAATEAYKAVYEKKPTNMRIAEGYARHLAVWGDKQQALAVLKESGAEDTPLGSALMADLKAGKTPKLMVSTVDEGLAETFLGIGQVLASNNGVDAAQIYLRLALYLNPASDIAKLELAEIYGNLEQYHKAVSVLDAIRETSPFRLNAQVRKALYLNALQKTDEATALLTALSEKHPKEESVLQTLASIDSAAKRYDAAIPYYTRVIELVDEPEKRHWTLFYQRGIAYERTKQWAKAEADFKRALDLDPEQGAVLNYLGYSWLDQNINIPEAFDLIKKAVRLKPNDGYIIDSLGWGYYIQKDYVQAVKHLDKAVELRPEDPTLNDHLGDVYWRLGRKLEAKFQWTQALSLNPEPDDVVKIKKKLEAGLPDEAGPHAELQTQPEAVPAVASEPQPQATANP; encoded by the coding sequence ATGCTGACATCGGATTTCGTTCGCCGCATCTCGCTACGCAATACGTCTCGTGCGTTGGTGGCTGCCTGCCTCGCCATTCTGCTGGCATACCCGGCCGATGCGCGCGCGGCGCCGAACCAGAGCAAGGCCCCGGTCCGGTCCGAGAGCTTTGGCAGCAATTCGCTCCTCGGAAGCTATCTGGCGGGGCATGTGGCGCGGTCCGCCCGCGACAGCGAAAACGCGGCGCTGTACTACCGGCGCGCGCTCCAGAAAGACCCGGCGAATTCCGATATCCTTGACGATGCGTTCCAGCTCGAACTGGCGTCGGGCGCGTTCGCATCGGCCAAGACACTCGCGCTGCGGCTCATCAAGCGTCCGGGCGAGGCCGCCATCGCCTACGATTTCCTTGGCCTCGACGCGTTCAAGCGCAAGGATTACGCGAAAGCCGACGAATATTTCCGCCTGGCCGCGAAAGGGACATCACCCGAAGAGCCGACGATGAAGCTCGCCCGCGCCTGGGTCGCGGTGGCGCAGGGCCAGTCCGACCAGGCCATCGCGACGCTGTCCGAGCCGAGCAAGGCGGCTTGGGCCACCCATTTCGAAACCGTGCAGCGCGCCTTCGTCGCGGATGTGGCAAAGAAGAAGGCGGCGGCGACCGAAGCCTATAAGGCGGTTTACGAGAAGAAGCCGACGAACATGCGCATCGCGGAGGGCTATGCCCGCCACCTCGCGGTGTGGGGTGACAAGCAGCAGGCCCTCGCCGTGCTGAAGGAAAGCGGCGCCGAGGATACGCCGCTCGGGTCGGCGCTGATGGCGGACCTGAAGGCCGGCAAGACGCCGAAGCTCATGGTTTCGACCGTGGATGAGGGGCTTGCCGAAACATTCCTTGGCATCGGGCAGGTGCTGGCGTCAAACAATGGCGTCGATGCCGCGCAAATCTATCTTCGCCTCGCGCTCTATCTCAACCCGGCCTCGGACATCGCGAAGCTTGAACTGGCTGAAATCTACGGCAATCTCGAACAGTACCATAAGGCCGTGTCGGTTCTCGATGCGATCCGCGAGACGTCGCCGTTCCGGCTGAACGCGCAGGTTCGCAAGGCGCTCTATCTCAACGCTTTGCAAAAGACGGACGAAGCGACGGCTCTGCTGACGGCGCTTTCCGAAAAGCACCCGAAGGAAGAGTCCGTTCTTCAGACGCTCGCTTCCATCGACAGCGCCGCGAAGCGCTACGACGCAGCGATCCCCTATTACACGCGCGTGATCGAGCTGGTCGACGAGCCGGAAAAGCGCCACTGGACGCTGTTCTATCAGCGCGGCATCGCCTATGAGCGCACCAAGCAATGGGCCAAGGCGGAGGCCGATTTCAAGCGGGCGCTCGATCTCGATCCCGAGCAGGGCGCAGTGCTCAACTACCTCGGCTATTCCTGGCTCGACCAGAACATCAACATTCCCGAGGCGTTCGACCTTATCAAGAAGGCGGTCCGCCTGAAGCCGAACGACGGCTACATCATCGATAGTCTTGGCTGGGGCTACTATATCCAGAAGGACTACGTGCAGGCCGTGAAGCATCTTGACAAGGCGGTGGAGCTTCGGCCCGAAGACCCGACGCTGAACGATCATCTCGGCGATGTTTACTGGCGGCTTGGGCGCAAGCTCGAAGCGAAGTTCCAGTGGACGCAGGCCTTAAGCCTCAATCCGGAGCCGGATGACGTGGTCAAGATCAAGAAGAAGCTCGAAGCCGGGCTTCCCGACGAAGCAGGCCCGCACGCCGAGTTGCAGACGCAGCCGGAGGCGGTCCCCGCAGTCGCGTCCGAGCCGCAACCGCAGGCCACGGCAAACCCATAA
- a CDS encoding 4-(cytidine 5'-diphospho)-2-C-methyl-D-erythritol kinase — translation MTHSSEADIIQATAHEDTWPVTIRERARAKVNLTLHVKGKRPDGYHELESLVVFANDVADELEFSPDIDDRLEIDGAFAPLLEGDNLILKAKRAVAEWFDMDIHGHFRLRKNIPVAAGLGGGSSDAAATIRALVAIYGENRKAHEFIEASKEIGADVPVCLYGRAAWMCGLGERITPVTRLAPLPAILVNPRIKLSTADVFRTLAAKPLEPGAENAPFSVSTDWDSPESAAACLAHGRNDLEGPAIALEPQVARVLDTVRALDGCVLSRLSGSGPTCFGVFATAEKAKAAAGALAAAHPNWWVAATILA, via the coding sequence ATGACTCACTCTTCCGAAGCCGACATCATCCAGGCTACCGCCCATGAGGATACCTGGCCCGTGACGATCCGCGAGCGCGCCCGCGCCAAGGTCAACTTGACACTTCACGTCAAGGGCAAGCGCCCGGACGGCTACCACGAGCTTGAAAGCCTCGTTGTGTTCGCAAACGACGTGGCCGACGAGCTGGAATTCAGCCCGGATATCGACGACCGTCTGGAGATCGACGGCGCGTTCGCGCCGCTTCTCGAAGGCGACAACCTCATCCTGAAGGCCAAGCGCGCAGTCGCTGAATGGTTCGACATGGACATTCACGGCCATTTCCGGCTGCGCAAGAACATCCCCGTCGCGGCGGGCCTCGGCGGCGGATCGTCGGACGCGGCCGCGACAATACGCGCGCTCGTTGCGATCTACGGCGAGAATCGCAAAGCCCATGAGTTCATCGAAGCGAGCAAAGAAATCGGCGCGGACGTGCCCGTGTGCCTTTATGGTCGCGCGGCGTGGATGTGCGGCTTGGGCGAACGCATCACGCCGGTGACGCGTCTCGCGCCGCTGCCCGCGATCCTCGTCAATCCGCGCATCAAGCTATCCACGGCCGACGTGTTCCGCACACTCGCGGCCAAGCCGCTTGAGCCGGGTGCGGAAAACGCGCCGTTCTCGGTATCGACGGATTGGGATTCGCCCGAAAGCGCGGCCGCGTGCCTCGCCCATGGCCGCAACGACCTCGAAGGCCCGGCGATCGCGCTGGAGCCGCAGGTCGCGCGGGTGCTCGACACCGTCCGCGCGCTCGACGGCTGTGTGCTCTCGCGCCTGTCCGGCAGCGGTCCGACCTGCTTCGGTGTGTTCGCTACGGCGGAAAAGGCGAAGGCGGCGGCTGGTGCGCTGGCGGCGGCTCACCCGAACTGGTGGGTCGCGGCGACAATTCTGGCGTAA
- the pdeM gene encoding ligase-associated DNA damage response endonuclease PdeM yields the protein MIRFAGLAVVLDGSGAAYLPDHAMLIVSDLHLEKGSGAAARGRLVPALDSHDTLARLRRAVEAWRPRCVICLGDSFHDGAAGSRMAEADRAALASLCALAEEWIWIGGNHDPHAPDFCEGARLPELRLDGVVLRHEPGEEHKPERGAPEIVGHFHPKARLKGGGYGFSGPCFCVSDDLMILPAFGAYTGGLSCSAPVLRALHRNEPRLFMLHGGKVWRVA from the coding sequence TTGATTCGCTTCGCCGGGCTTGCGGTCGTCCTCGACGGCTCCGGCGCTGCGTATCTGCCGGATCATGCCATGCTGATCGTTTCCGACCTCCACCTCGAAAAAGGCTCGGGCGCGGCTGCGCGTGGTCGCCTCGTGCCCGCGCTCGACAGCCACGACACGCTTGCCCGGCTTCGGCGCGCGGTGGAGGCATGGCGCCCCCGGTGCGTCATTTGCCTCGGCGATAGCTTTCACGATGGCGCGGCGGGCTCACGCATGGCTGAGGCGGACCGCGCGGCGCTGGCCTCGCTCTGCGCGCTGGCGGAGGAGTGGATCTGGATCGGCGGCAACCATGACCCGCATGCGCCGGACTTCTGCGAAGGCGCACGACTGCCGGAACTTCGCCTCGACGGCGTTGTGCTCCGCCACGAGCCGGGCGAGGAGCACAAGCCGGAGCGCGGCGCGCCCGAAATCGTTGGGCATTTCCATCCGAAGGCGCGTCTCAAGGGCGGCGGCTACGGCTTTTCGGGGCCGTGCTTCTGCGTCTCCGACGATCTGATGATTCTGCCAGCGTTTGGCGCCTACACTGGCGGGTTATCCTGCTCGGCACCAGTTCTGCGCGCGCTACACAGAAATGAGCCGCGCCTGTTCATGCTGCATGGCGGAAAAGTCTGGCGCGTGGCGTGA
- a CDS encoding ROK family protein, translating into MWRVGVDLGGTKIEALALSSDGEERARLRMATPRGDYEATLDAIAALVARCVDGLPPSDIAGVGVGIPGSLSPATGLVRNANSTWLNGKPLHRDLQARLPWRCVVENDANCFALSEAADGAGAGYRTVFGVIIGTGVGGGIVIEGRSHLGLNALGGEWGHNALPWPDADEWPGEPCYCGKRGCIETFLSGPALQRQYAALSGETVKAKTISVRAEAGEAAAIAALETYSRRLAKALASVVNILDPDVIVFGGGVSNIDAVITGAAHRLPDWAFSDSFATQLLKNRWGDSSGVRGAARLIILG; encoded by the coding sequence ATGTGGCGAGTTGGAGTGGATCTCGGGGGGACGAAGATCGAGGCGCTTGCGCTATCGTCCGATGGCGAGGAGCGGGCGCGCCTGCGAATGGCGACGCCGCGCGGGGATTACGAAGCCACGCTCGATGCGATTGCGGCGCTCGTCGCGCGCTGCGTCGATGGTCTGCCGCCGTCGGACATCGCGGGCGTTGGTGTCGGCATCCCGGGCAGCCTTTCGCCCGCAACCGGCCTCGTTCGCAATGCCAATTCCACATGGCTGAACGGGAAGCCGCTGCATCGCGATCTGCAGGCGCGTCTGCCTTGGCGTTGCGTCGTCGAAAACGACGCGAACTGTTTTGCGCTGTCCGAGGCGGCTGATGGGGCAGGCGCGGGCTATCGCACCGTTTTCGGCGTGATAATAGGCACGGGCGTCGGCGGCGGCATCGTGATCGAGGGGCGCTCGCATCTGGGGTTGAACGCGCTGGGTGGCGAGTGGGGGCACAACGCGCTCCCTTGGCCCGACGCGGACGAATGGCCGGGCGAGCCTTGCTATTGCGGCAAGCGCGGCTGTATCGAAACCTTCCTCAGCGGTCCGGCGCTCCAGCGCCAGTATGCCGCGCTTTCGGGGGAAACCGTCAAGGCGAAGACCATTTCCGTGCGAGCAGAGGCGGGCGAAGCGGCGGCCATTGCGGCGCTCGAAACCTATTCGCGGAGGCTGGCGAAGGCGCTCGCTTCGGTTGTCAATATTCTCGATCCCGACGTCATCGTGTTCGGTGGCGGGGTCTCCAACATCGATGCGGTCATTACCGGAGCCGCGCATCGGTTGCCCGATTGGGCTTTTTCCGACAGTTTCGCAACACAGCTGCTAAAGAACCGCTGGGGCGACTCGAGCGGCGTCCGGGGCGCTGCACGCCTAATAATACTCGGGTAA
- a CDS encoding bifunctional ADP-dependent NAD(P)H-hydrate dehydratase/NAD(P)H-hydrate epimerase, which produces MLELLTSEEMARAEQLAAEAGTSTLTMMENAGRAVAEEVVRRYPRGSRVTVLCGPGNNGGDGFVCARYLRERGYQVRLALLGKQEELHRDPKEMARRWDEAIEPLSLQSLEGAQIIVDAIFGTGLRDDIGGAVAQIIEEVTARKLPVVSVDVPTGIDATRGNVRGLAFKAAATITFFRRKTGHVLLPGRLYCGDVRAVEIGIPATVLADIAPRTFANDPDFWLRYYPKLRLEGHKYDRGHAIVVSGPMESTGAARLAARAALRSGAGLVSVATSKAAFYINAAQLTAIMVAPFDGAAGLSDYLSDPRIRATLIGPGAGRDPEVKDLVLSVLASDAVAVLDAEGITAFEDAPAELFDQIRARPAPTIMTPHEGEFLKVFPELENEVSKLERARRAAELSGAVIILKGADTVVAAPDGLAAISENAPPWLATAGSGDVLAGLVTGLLAQGMAAFDAASAAVWIHGELATTYGPGLIAEDLTEVLPAVLQRLDKRGKIFS; this is translated from the coding sequence TTGCTTGAACTTCTGACCTCCGAAGAAATGGCCCGCGCCGAGCAACTTGCCGCCGAGGCCGGAACGTCCACGCTCACCATGATGGAGAACGCGGGCCGCGCGGTCGCGGAGGAGGTGGTGCGCCGCTATCCCCGTGGCAGCCGCGTCACGGTGCTGTGTGGACCGGGCAACAATGGCGGCGACGGGTTCGTCTGCGCGCGATACCTGCGCGAGCGCGGCTATCAGGTGCGTCTCGCCCTCCTCGGCAAGCAGGAGGAACTGCACCGCGATCCCAAGGAAATGGCGCGGCGCTGGGATGAGGCCATCGAACCCTTGTCGCTCCAGTCGCTCGAAGGCGCGCAGATCATTGTCGATGCGATTTTCGGCACGGGCTTGCGCGACGACATCGGCGGCGCTGTGGCGCAGATCATCGAGGAAGTGACCGCGCGCAAGCTGCCGGTGGTCTCCGTTGACGTGCCGACCGGCATCGACGCGACGCGCGGCAACGTGCGAGGTCTCGCCTTCAAGGCGGCGGCGACGATCACCTTCTTCCGACGCAAGACCGGGCATGTGCTGCTGCCTGGCCGCCTTTATTGCGGCGACGTTCGCGCCGTCGAGATCGGCATCCCCGCGACGGTGCTGGCCGACATAGCGCCACGGACCTTCGCGAACGACCCCGATTTCTGGCTGCGTTATTATCCTAAGCTACGCCTCGAAGGACACAAATACGATCGCGGACATGCGATCGTCGTCTCCGGCCCTATGGAGAGCACGGGCGCGGCGCGGCTTGCGGCGCGCGCGGCGCTGCGCTCCGGTGCGGGCCTCGTCAGCGTGGCCACGTCGAAAGCCGCCTTCTACATCAACGCCGCGCAACTCACCGCAATCATGGTCGCCCCCTTCGACGGTGCGGCTGGTCTCTCCGACTATTTGTCCGACCCTCGCATCCGCGCGACGCTGATCGGTCCCGGCGCGGGCCGCGATCCCGAAGTGAAAGATCTCGTCCTGAGCGTGCTGGCGAGCGACGCAGTCGCCGTCCTCGACGCGGAGGGCATCACGGCATTCGAAGACGCGCCCGCCGAGCTTTTCGACCAGATCCGGGCACGCCCGGCGCCGACGATCATGACACCGCACGAGGGCGAATTCCTCAAGGTTTTCCCGGAGCTCGAAAACGAGGTGTCGAAGCTTGAACGGGCGCGCCGCGCAGCTGAGCTATCCGGCGCCGTCATCATCCTGAAGGGCGCGGATACCGTGGTTGCCGCCCCTGACGGGCTGGCCGCGATCAGCGAAAACGCACCGCCATGGCTTGCCACTGCGGGCTCGGGCGACGTACTCGCGGGCCTCGTCACCGGCCTTCTCGCACAGGGCATGGCTGCCTTCGACGCGGCCTCGGCGGCGGTGTGGATCCACGGCGAGCTCGCGACGACCTACGGTCCCGGGCTCATCGCGGAGGATCTGACGGAAGTCCTTCCGGCCGTGCTGCAACGCCTCGACAAGCGCGGCAAGATTTTTTCCTGA
- a CDS encoding P-II family nitrogen regulator translates to MKKIEAVIKPFKLDEVKEALQEIGLQGITVTEAKGFGRQKGHTELYRGAEYVVDFLPKVKIEIVLPEDMVEKACEAIKNSARTGRIGDGKIFILNVEDAIRIRTGETGTEAI, encoded by the coding sequence ATGAAAAAAATTGAGGCGGTCATAAAGCCTTTCAAACTCGATGAAGTTAAAGAGGCGCTTCAGGAAATCGGCCTGCAGGGTATTACCGTGACGGAAGCCAAGGGCTTTGGGCGTCAGAAGGGTCATACGGAGCTTTATCGCGGCGCTGAATATGTTGTCGATTTTCTGCCCAAAGTGAAAATTGAGATTGTGCTTCCCGAAGACATGGTGGAAAAAGCCTGCGAAGCGATCAAGAACAGCGCGAGAACCGGGCGCATCGGCGACGGAAAGATCTTTATTCTCAATGTTGAAGACGCGATCCGCATCCGCACGGGTGAAACTGGTACTGAGGCGATTTAG
- the glnA gene encoding type I glutamate--ammonia ligase: protein MANASEVVKKLKDEDIRFVDLRFTDPRGKLQHVTMETSEMGEDAFAEGIMFDGSSIAGWKAINESDMTLMPDPETAHLDPFFAQSTLAIFCDILEPATGERYERDPRGIARKAEAYLKQTGIGDTAYFGPEAEFFIFDDVRFSADPYNCGYRLDSSELPSNMGTEYEMGNLGHRPRTKGGYFPVPPVDSAQDIRSEMLSTMAAMGVKTEKHHHEVAAAQHELGIKFGTLTTTADAMQIYKYVTHNVAQSYGKTATFMPKPVFGDNGSGMHVHQSIWKGSEPVFAGSEYADLSETCLFYIGGILKHAKALNAFTNPSTNSYKRLVPGYEAPVLRAYSSRNRSASCRIPVVSSPKGKRVEVRFPDPTANPYLAFSAMLMAGLDGIKNRIHPGQPMDKNLYDLPEAELREIPTVCGSLQEAIDSLDADRTFLKEGGVFTDDQIDAYIALKVEEIDRFRMMPHPIEFEMYYSA, encoded by the coding sequence ATGGCTAACGCTAGCGAAGTTGTTAAGAAACTGAAGGACGAAGACATCCGTTTCGTCGATCTCCGCTTTACCGATCCGCGCGGCAAATTGCAGCACGTGACCATGGAAACGAGCGAGATGGGCGAGGATGCCTTCGCCGAAGGCATCATGTTCGACGGTTCCTCGATCGCCGGCTGGAAGGCGATCAACGAAAGCGACATGACGCTGATGCCGGACCCCGAGACGGCTCACCTCGATCCGTTCTTCGCGCAGTCCACCCTCGCGATCTTCTGCGACATTCTTGAGCCGGCCACCGGCGAGCGCTATGAGCGCGACCCGCGCGGCATCGCTCGCAAGGCCGAGGCTTATCTGAAGCAGACCGGCATCGGCGATACGGCTTATTTCGGTCCGGAAGCTGAATTCTTCATCTTCGACGACGTTCGTTTCTCGGCCGACCCGTACAATTGCGGTTATCGCCTCGACTCGTCCGAGCTGCCTTCCAACATGGGCACCGAGTACGAGATGGGCAATCTCGGCCATCGTCCGCGCACGAAGGGCGGCTACTTCCCGGTGCCGCCGGTCGACAGCGCTCAGGACATCCGCTCCGAGATGCTCTCGACGATGGCTGCCATGGGCGTCAAGACCGAGAAGCACCACCACGAAGTTGCGGCCGCCCAGCACGAACTCGGTATCAAGTTCGGCACGCTGACCACGACCGCAGACGCGATGCAGATCTACAAGTACGTGACCCACAACGTCGCCCAGTCCTACGGCAAGACGGCCACCTTCATGCCGAAGCCGGTCTTCGGCGACAACGGTTCGGGCATGCACGTCCATCAGTCGATCTGGAAGGGCTCCGAGCCGGTGTTCGCAGGTAGCGAATATGCCGACCTTTCGGAAACCTGCCTGTTCTACATCGGCGGTATCCTGAAGCACGCAAAGGCGCTGAACGCTTTCACCAACCCGTCGACGAACTCCTACAAGCGTCTCGTCCCGGGCTATGAAGCGCCGGTGCTTCGCGCTTATTCCTCGCGCAACCGTTCGGCCTCCTGCCGTATCCCGGTCGTGTCGAGCCCGAAGGGCAAGCGCGTCGAAGTCCGCTTCCCCGATCCGACGGCGAACCCCTACCTCGCGTTCTCCGCGATGCTGATGGCCGGCCTCGACGGCATCAAGAACCGCATCCATCCCGGCCAGCCGATGGACAAGAACCTGTACGACCTGCCGGAAGCGGAACTCCGCGAAATCCCGACGGTTTGCGGTTCGCTCCAGGAAGCCATCGACTCGCTCGACGCAGACCGCACCTTCCTCAAGGAAGGCGGCGTCTTCACGGACGACCAGATCGATGCGTACATCGCGCTGAAGGTTGAGGAAATCGACCGCTTCCGCATGATGCCGCACCCGATCGAGTTCGAGATGTATTACTCGGCCTAA
- a CDS encoding UPF0262 family protein, whose amino-acid sequence MPERTEVDPSARLIEVNIDEASMGANALEVEHERRVAIFDLLEENAFELIAGPAGPYKLDIAMIEQKLVLAVRTNGAAEADATFILSLNPFRRVVKDYFLICESYFEAIKTAPPSRIEALDMARRALHDDGSQLLQERLEGKVRMDTATSRRLFTLLCALHWRG is encoded by the coding sequence ATGCCGGAGCGAACTGAGGTAGACCCTTCGGCGCGGCTGATCGAAGTCAACATCGACGAGGCTTCGATGGGCGCGAACGCGCTCGAAGTCGAGCATGAGCGCCGGGTCGCGATCTTCGACCTGCTGGAAGAGAACGCCTTCGAGCTGATCGCTGGACCGGCGGGCCCGTACAAGCTCGACATCGCGATGATCGAGCAGAAGCTCGTCCTCGCGGTGCGGACGAACGGAGCCGCCGAAGCCGACGCAACCTTCATCCTGTCGCTGAACCCGTTCCGCAGGGTGGTTAAAGACTACTTCCTTATTTGCGAGAGCTATTTCGAGGCAATCAAGACCGCGCCGCCGAGCCGCATCGAGGCGCTCGACATGGCACGGCGCGCGCTCCATGACGACGGCAGCCAGCTCCTTCAGGAGCGGCTTGAAGGCAAGGTCCGGATGGACACGGCGACGTCACGGCGGCTGTTCACGCTGCTGTGCGCGCTGCACTGGCGCGGCTGA
- the hisD gene encoding histidinol dehydrogenase, whose protein sequence is MTLYLRSTEPDFQQRFDALVHGRRDQPHDVQDAVRSMIAAVRERGDAALIEFTERFDHVDLAETGLAIAPEELEAAWNGLAPDLKAALQTAYERIEKHHRRQIPADDRYADAIGAELGHRWTPLDSVGLYVPGGKASYPSSVLMNAVPAKVAGVPRLVMVVPTPKGEVNPAVLAAAHLAGIREVYRIGGAQAVAALAYGTETIKPVVKIVGPGNAWVAEAKRQVFGVVGIDMIAGPSEVVAVADARADPVWLAADLLAQAEHDEAAQSILITDSPALAEATAKAVDAQLAIMPRGAIAAKSWADHGAVLLVSDLAKEAPALVNALAPEHLELACDEAEAMLPAIRNAGAIFIGHFTPEAVGDYVGGSNHVLPTSRAARFSSGLGVLDYMKRTSLLKLSRASLAVLAAPTMTLAEAEGLFGHRQSVAVRTNGSD, encoded by the coding sequence TTGACACTCTACTTGCGTTCGACGGAGCCTGATTTTCAGCAGCGGTTCGATGCTCTTGTGCATGGACGGCGCGACCAGCCGCATGATGTGCAGGACGCGGTTCGCTCCATGATCGCCGCCGTGCGCGAGCGTGGCGACGCTGCACTCATCGAGTTTACCGAGCGCTTCGACCATGTGGACCTCGCCGAAACCGGCCTCGCCATCGCGCCGGAAGAGCTTGAGGCGGCGTGGAACGGCCTTGCGCCCGATCTCAAGGCTGCGCTTCAGACCGCCTACGAGCGCATCGAGAAGCATCACCGCCGCCAGATCCCCGCCGACGACCGCTACGCCGACGCCATCGGCGCGGAGCTTGGCCATCGCTGGACGCCGCTGGACTCCGTGGGCCTCTACGTTCCGGGCGGCAAGGCGAGCTATCCGAGTTCGGTTTTAATGAATGCCGTGCCCGCGAAGGTGGCGGGCGTGCCGCGCCTCGTCATGGTGGTGCCGACGCCGAAGGGCGAGGTGAATCCCGCCGTGCTCGCCGCTGCCCATCTTGCGGGCATCCGCGAAGTGTACCGTATCGGCGGCGCGCAGGCCGTGGCGGCGTTGGCGTACGGCACCGAGACAATCAAGCCCGTCGTCAAGATCGTCGGCCCCGGCAATGCCTGGGTGGCGGAAGCCAAGCGACAGGTGTTCGGCGTCGTTGGCATCGACATGATCGCCGGGCCGTCCGAGGTGGTGGCCGTTGCAGACGCCAGGGCCGATCCGGTCTGGCTCGCGGCCGATCTGCTCGCGCAAGCCGAGCACGACGAAGCCGCGCAATCGATCCTCATCACGGATTCGCCCGCCCTCGCCGAGGCGACCGCCAAGGCCGTCGACGCGCAGCTTGCCATTATGCCGCGCGGCGCGATCGCCGCCAAAAGCTGGGCCGACCATGGCGCGGTGCTGCTTGTATCCGACCTCGCGAAGGAAGCGCCGGCCCTCGTGAACGCGCTCGCGCCGGAGCATCTGGAGCTTGCCTGCGACGAAGCGGAAGCCATGCTGCCCGCGATTCGCAACGCGGGCGCGATCTTCATCGGCCATTTCACGCCGGAAGCGGTGGGCGACTACGTGGGCGGGTCGAACCATGTGCTGCCAACATCGCGCGCGGCGCGGTTCTCCTCAGGGCTCGGCGTGCTCGACTACATGAAGCGCACGTCGCTCCTGAAGCTCAGCCGGGCAAGTCTTGCCGTTCTGGCGGCTCCCACGATGACACTCGCCGAGGCGGAGGGCCTGTTCGGCCATCGCCAGTCGGTCGCGGTCAGAACAAACGGATCGGATTGA